A region of the Candidatus Deferrimicrobium sp. genome:
CAATCACCATGCACCGGTCTTTAAATATTCATGCATAGCCGCGGCGGCCTTGCGGCCGGCTCCCATCGCGAGAATGACGGTGGCCGCCCCGATGACGATGTCCCCCCCGGCGAACACCCCCTTCTTGCTCGTCTTCCCCGTCTCCTGGTCCGCCAGGATGTTCCCCCACTTGTTCGTGTCGAGGCCCGGAGTCGTGGAGGGGACCAGCGGATTGGCGCCGTTCCCGATGGAGACGATCACCGTGTCCACCGGAAGCTTGTACTCCGAGCCCTTCATCGGGACCGGACGCCGCCGTCCCGACGCGTCGGGCTCCCCCAGTTCCATCTTCTGACACTCTACCGCGACCACCCGCGATTCGTCGTCGCCGTAATAGGCGACCGGGTTCGTCAGGAGGTGGAACTCGATCCCCTCCTCCTCCGCGTGGTGGACCTCCTCGACCCGGGCGGGCATCTCCTTCTTCGAGCGGCGGTAGACGAGGTACACGTTCTTCGCCCCCATCCGCTTCGCCGTGCGCGCCGCGTCCATCGCCACGTTTCCGCCGCCGACGACCGCGACGTTCGTCGCCTTGTTCAGGGGAGTGTCGGACTCGGGAAACCGGTATGCCTTCATCAGGTTCGCACGGGTCAGGTACTCGTTCGCCGAGTAAACCCCGATAAGGTTCTCCCCCGGGATGTTCATGAAGTACGGAAGTCCCGCGCCCGTGCCGACAAAGACGGCGTCGAACCCCTCCTCCTCGAGCAGTTCGTCGATGGTGATCGACTTGCCGATGACCGCATTGCATTCCAGCTTCGCGCCCAGCTTCCGGATGTACTCCACCTCGGACTGCACGATCTCCTTTGGGAGGCGGAATTCGGGGATGCCGTACATGAGCACCCCGCCCGCCTTGTGCAGCGCTTCGAAGATCGTCACGT
Encoded here:
- the gltA gene encoding NADPH-dependent glutamate synthase produces the protein EASRCIQCKNPQCVKGCPVSVQIPEFIDLVARGKFIEAARKIKETNALPAVCGRVCPQEEQCEMPCVLGKKGEPVAIGRLERFVADFERVTGNVEIPGIGAPTGKRVAVVGAGPAGLTVAGDLVQIGYDVTIFEALHKAGGVLMYGIPEFRLPKEIVQSEVEYIRKLGAKLECNAVIGKSITIDELLEEEGFDAVFVGTGAGLPYFMNIPGENLIGVYSANEYLTRANLMKAYRFPESDTPLNKATNVAVVGGGNVAMDAARTAKRMGAKNVYLVYRRSKKEMPARVEEVHHAEEEGIEFHLLTNPVAYYGDDESRVVAVECQKMELGEPDASGRRRPVPMKGSEYKLPVDTVIVSIGNGANPLVPSTTPGLDTNKWGNILADQETGKTSKKGVFAGGDIVIGAATVILAMGAGRKAAAAMHEYLKTGAW